GTGCGGAGTGTAGCCGGTTATTTACTAGTCCTCACGATATTCTGCGTTACCTATGGTATAAGCATACGGGGTTCTTACAGGTCGTAGAACCTAAGACAATTATGAACCGTATTGCGCGAAATAACCAGCATGTATTCCAACCAGCCGATGAAAGCGTGTTAGCTAAAATACAGTCTGAAGCAGACTTAAAATTGAGGTACAATCGGAAGGAGTGCAGGCGAGTAACCCAGTGGTTGAATGACTTACCGATGGATGCTGAGAAAGTAGCCGAAATTATGCATCCCAAACGAAGCATGTGGGTACGCTTTATCCGGGCTTTGCGGTTAGCCGAATATAGCAAAAGGAAAGGTTTTGAGAATTTAGCGCGTTTGTTAGATGTATTCTACAATGAAACCTATTCGGTATGGCAAGGAAAGGTCAATCACTATCGGCTAAAGACTGACGCTGACAACACATTTAGATTATTGAAGCAACGGCCTGGTCTATTTGCTCGCTCGTTATTCTCTAATATGCTTTGGTTTGGTCCGGAAGTTACACTATCTCACTTTCGCGAAGTGTTGGATCAATTACCAGCCCGACTGTTATTGACCCTAAATATGTATGCCCAGACCTATTTTGAGCAAGATACTTTCAGGAGCGTACAACCTTTAGGAAGCACTAGAAAGCGTATATCTTCGCATCCCCTGCTAAAACTCTATGATGAAAAGATCCTACAGAAAATGAAGGACAGTATTGAAGGGCTATGTTTAGAAGCAATGCAGCTACGCTTTTCTGAGCTTGAAAACTCAAACAAAACAGTTTTCATCGATTCTCAATTGTTTAATGTTCCTCTCTCCATTGGTGATCGTAGTGAAACCGTACAGGATTTGCCTTCAGCTTTGATGGGAACTCGCTTCCCTGTGCAAGGAGATAAGGTGCGGCTGTTCATGCGGTGGGGAGAAGGTTTAAAAGCCCAGCATCTTGATATGGACTTGAGCTGTTTTGTAGGTTATCCAGATGGTGTTACAGACTATTGCTCTTATTTGCAGCTAGTAATTCCCGGTTGTAAACATAGTGGCGATATTCGAAGCATTCCTCATCAGGTAGGTACTGCCGAATATATTGAACTTGATGTGACAAAACTATCTAGCCGCGGTGCTCAATACGTAAGTTTCACCTGTAATGCTTATTCTACCGGAGGTCTTTCTCTTAACTTAGTAGTAGGTTGGATGGATAGCCAGTTTCCAATGAAGATTTCAGAAAAGACCGGAATAGCCTATGATCCATCTTGTGTGCAGCATCAAGTGCGAGTTACTAAAAGTATCACCAAAGGATTGGTGTTTGGAGTATTAGATGTAGAAAAGCGTGAGGTTGTCTGGCTTGAAATGAGTTTTGCAGGACAAGTGGTGAATAACCTAGATTTGAAAGGAGTAAAAGTGCTCCTAGGCAAGCTAGATAGCAAGCTTAGTATTGGTAATCTTTTAACCTTAAAGGCTACTGCTCAAAATCTGTCTTTGGTAGATTCCGCTGATTTAGCTGATGAAGTGTATGACGCCCAGTGGGCTACGAATACCGCAGCGGTTAGCCGGTTGCTAGTGGATTAGTGCGTTTGTTATGTACTTTTCCGTTTTTCTAGAAATAGTGAACAGTGGCCTTTTATAGGCTAATATCGGCTCGATAGCCTAATATGGGATCAGTATAAATAGTCAATAAAAATAGAGTAGACATAAGTGTTGGGTATTTTATTTCTTATTGCTTTTGAATGCGATAAGTAGATTGTTGAGTTCCTTGTCGAATCATTAATATGTATATGCCGGAAGGTAAACTTGATAGCTGTAACTGTTGCATCGGATTAGCAATAGCCTCATCTAGCACTTTATTACCAATAATATCTAGTAGCTGCACCCTGCCGCCGTTCCCGGCCGCAAGCCCCGTAAGGGTAAGTCGATCGCTAACTGGGTTAGGAAAATAGCGTAGTGTTGATTCCACCTCTCCGGGAAGTGCTGTTATTTGATTCTCATCATCCGGTTGCTCTTGGATGGTTATGCTTTCTAACCAAAGGGTACTACCCGCAATGACGGAAAGCTGGAGGATTTCATGAGTGCTGTCAATGGTAATCTGATCCAAGGAAGCTTCGTGCATGAGCCCCTGGTGGTCGGCTCGAAGGCGGTAAGTAGCTTCAGGTAGTCCTTCAAAGCGGAAGTATCCTTTCTCATTGGTAAAAGTGCGGGCCACTACGTACTGATTTTCATCAAGTAAATAAACCGCTACCTGGCTGATAGGATCGCCCTCGGCCAGTTGTTCTCCGAGCTGCAATCGCCCATTATCTACATCCCTTTGCAATAGTACGCCTTCTATAACGCCAGTCATTTCGCTACTTCCTGGCGTGCTAGCTACCGATTGCCAAAGCATAGTAACGGAAAGCACCGTATCTTGACTTAGCTCGATCTTCTGCGCTTCAGCTAGCGTAAGTACCTCACCCAGATAACTAGTTATACAGCTTGTATCTTTCACCTGAATGCTCAATGTATACGTGCCAGCTGGCAATCCTGTCAATGAAAGGGCTGTGGTTTCCGTTGTTATGATGGTATCTACGTTCCAGACTCCTTGTTGTTGCTGGAATAGAGTAGCAGTAAGTGTAGTAGCAGGTGCTAAATCCTCTACGGAGAGTGTAATCGTATAGCGCATTGGGGTGACGGCAGGAAAGTTCACCTTAAGTGTATCGCTTACACTATTTACAGCGCCTGAAGCGTTTTGAACCCTGTTTTCGGGAAGATACACCCACGCCGTACTTTCGGGCACACCTAATAGAGTAGCGGTAAATAATACACTATCAGATGTGAACATGTCAGTAAGCACTGCACCCTCTATCATTATATCTTCTGGCGTGAAGCCCTTCACTTCTTCACTAAAAGTAATAGCTATGTTAGCATGCTGGAAGGTCAGTGTATCTATATTGATCGTAACTATGATGGGTTCTGGTGGAGGGATTACATTGATTGTTATAGCATACGGATCACTATCATACTTGCCATCATTGACCACTACGGGCACCGATAAAGTTCCGACAAAACCACTATGAGGCTGGATGCTCGTATCATCTACCGTATAGTGTGCACCAGGTAGCAAGCGTAGAGAAAAATCGGTGAGATAATTACTATTATTATCTACGACGATCAGATCGTCTAATGATACTGATAGCGGTAGGTTCTGCGGCGTACTTAGATCAGCAACTGTACCATGAATTATGGGACGGTCATTAAAAGCTAACTTAACTACCGAGTTTGTTTCACTCTGTCCATGGAAGTGAAATGAAGAGAACAAGAATACAGTATCGTGCCCAGCAACTACTGGGAAGATTTCCTCTGATGTTGTGTAAACTTCTTCTGGGAGTCTTAACTCCGGAACAAACGTTCCATCAGTTTTTATAAAGCCCACTGATAAGGAGTCATTGCTAGAATACCCTGATACTAAGTATCCTTCTCTAAAGCGCCTATTATACTTCAGATAAGTGTAATCCGGAGCAGTATTTAAAAAGTTGGTAGTAACTTTGTTATTTATCTCGCCATTGCTGTATAGTTTAACAAAGCTACGAGTCGTGAGCCCACCGTATTGTTTAAAGTTGCCGGTTACTAATAAGTTGTCATCCTTAAGGGTAGTTATTTCGCTAAAAATAGCCTTTGGTTCAGTAATGGAGTTAAAAGAGGAGTCTACCGTTCCATTCCAATTTAACCGGCAAATTTGATTACCTCCATCCCTTTGAATCAAATCAATAATGATTCCATTAGATTGTAGACTTAAAGGTGAAAACCCACCAGATACTTCACGATAATATTCCGTAAAAGATAGATTGCGGGTACCATTGCTCTTGAACATATTGATCACGTTGGGTGAGTTGGTAATGATTTTGTTCCCAGCTAGCTCAAACTTGTCTACATAATAATATGTATCTTCGGGCCAACCAAGCGGCGCTTGAATATCACTGGAAACGAAGGTGGAGTCTATCTGAGCTTTGCTATTGATTCTTAGTAATCTGTTGCTTAACGCTACTATGATGGTATCACCATCAACGAATGTAAGCTGTGAAGCTTGTTGATTATTAGCTGCATATTTGATAACATCCTGCTTAATCTGAAAAGCAGGGTCAACAGCCCCTTTAGTATCCATGATGGCTATGTTTCTAGTATGTACTCCTCCCAGATCAACAAAATCCCCGCCTACAACTAGCTTTCCTTCGAAGTAGTCACCTCGGTTGATATAGCCTTGTTTGCCTATGGGGGGCAAAAAAGTTGTATCTAATTGCCCATCAGAAGTCAGTTTTCCTAAACCATACTCAACCTTTTGATAAGAAGAATGACCGAAAAGGATGTTATCATCCTTATCAAATGCTATAGTCCCCATTTGAGTATATGCTATCTGATGTTGCCAAAAAGCATTATCTAGCGTACCATCATTATTTAATCTGAAAAAGTACTTGGATGAGTTAGTGTTTTCGCGTATGCGTCCAGCAACGATGATCTGGTCATCTTGAAAGATAGGTTTCGTCGATACAAAATCTATTTTAAGCGTACTAATTATAGGATCAACCATGCCATTAGCCCCCAAACGTAACAAACCTGAGGAAACCGCTACATCATTAAATGTGGTAACAGCAGTTCCTGTTAAAAGAATCGTGTTATTTGGGGCTATTGTGATATAATATATTAAACCAGGAGTTCCTGCCCCTACATCAAAAGTTTCGTCTATATTCCCATCAGTATTAAACCTAGCTAGATCGTTTCTTTCGCTGCCATTTACTTTTGAAAAAGAACCTAGGATAATTAGTTTATTTCCCTGCAAGTCAGCATCAAAGATCCACCCGTCTACTTGGTTGTTTTGGTTGAAGGTCTCATCCACAGATAAGTCAGGATTGTACCGGTAGATATGGCCAATATCCTCTTCTACCCATCGATTAGAAGTCGTTACTAAAATCTTATCATCCGCCTGAATATTGAGTGATGAAATGGGTTGCTCAAACTTAACTTCCCGTATGACTTCACCTGTAGTAGTTAGTTTTAATAGACTATTGCTACTAGCGGTTATTATCTCGTTCGAATTAAGCAAAGCTATGTGTTCAACTACTTCAATATTATCCATTGTAAACGAGAAAGATTTGTCCAAATCTCCATTTGGATGTAAGCGAATCAAATGATTGGTCCGCTGCTGCTCATAGAAGTCGATATTTCCGCTCACTATAATCTTGCCATCGGATTGGACTACAATCTTACTGATGTCCGCTGCCGTAATCGGCGTAGGCGCCTGAAAGTTCGGGTCAATGGACTGAGCTGCTGAGGCCACATAGATGAACAACATGCAGGTAATTAGGGTATATAACTTCATTGCAGAAATAAAAGTCTATTTCAATATATTTACATGCAAAGTAATATAAATTATATGTTTGATTATAATATTATATGAAAAAATATTCTTTTTATCCTCTGATCTTAGGGGCTGTATGGTATCTCTTGCCTTATAAAATGTCTTCTATTTCCATCGTAAATTGATAGTGATGGCTGAAGGGATAAAGAGGTTGTACTACTCATCCAGCAGAGCAGTATTTCAACATTACTTTTCGTAGTGGGTATGAGATTAATTTATGTTTCCCTTTACACTTAGTCATTCCGGGAGCATACTATCCATCTAGGCGATATTAAGCAGAAGAGAGGGATGATAAAACGGTATAATGTGAGCGTTTATATGAAAATTCAGTCTCACTACAAATTAGTTCTGCCATCACAATGACTGTTTTCCGCCGTAACTGAATCTTGAGCATGACCAGCAATCAAGACTAAGAAAAAATATCACATACGCTTCAAATAGGCCATTTAGACAACTCATGCTTTAGGGGGTTATTCATCTTTTGGCAATCTGATTCTCATACGCATGGCCACTGTCTGTCATGCTAATGGCTTTGCCTGCTGCCTTTAGCTGCTTTACATATTGAAAGCTGCAGTGCTGTACATCGCGATCAGAATCATGAATAAGCCTACTCCCCTGTTTACTACGTGTGGCAAGGACCATTTCCAAAGCTCTCAGGCAACCTTTGGTGCTCAAAAATTGATGCAGGCAGTAGGCCCGCTATCTTCTTTAAGTAGGCACTGTAATTAGAGACAGACAGATGAAGTCAACCTCCACAAAGATTTAGATCATGTCACATACCCACACTTGTTCGGTCTCCGAGACCGGAAGTTGCTTGATCAAGTTAGGGTATTTCCTCAAAAGATGATTTGAATGTGTAGTCTGGTGTACAGATTTTTTATGCCGAATGAGCATACGGTGGGAGCGAAGCAACTTATGTAACCGATCTCTGCCCATAGTAGTGCCACTTTTTTGAGAGGGCTCCCGTAGCAGAAGATATAGCTTTTTCGTCCCCAGACCAGGGATCTCCCTCCTGATAGCAGTTGCTAGATCCAATACCAGCATAGACTGGGCAGGGCGCTGATTCAAGAATGTTCTTAGCTAATGAAATGCTTGACGACTTTTACCATACAGTCGGCAAAGGCTACCGACACTTACCTTTGCAATTTGATTACACTGTAGTTTTAAGACCGTTTGGCACGGGGTGCCCCGCACCAGACTTTTTTCTAATAGATATTTTCAGCTACATCAATCATAGTATGAACAGCAGATCATTAGATTGGCATCTTGTAAGGATTTCTCTAAATCCTTATTCTGTTGTTTTAAAGCTTCTAAATTTTGTTTTTGCTTTTCATTCATAGGAGGCAAAGATATGAGACCTAACTCAATGATAAATCATTTGGATAGAGTGTATGCCCAATTCTTGCATGATTTTCCTGGCATCTTCGTTTCCAAAAAGCACACGAAAGGCAACTGCCTCTTTGACTTCTTCGCTGTATTGATAGCTGTTTAATAGTTCGCGAATGTGATCTTCCATAGATACAGTTTTGTTTAAAACTGTCAACCTACATCAGGGATCAAGCTTAAAAGTTGTGGGGTAAGTTGTTAGGGTATAATTTAGCCGTCAAAAAGAATCATTGGATAAAGCTATCATTTCTTTGTTTCTACCGGATGGGATGCTTGACTATTTTGAAGTTACTTCAGTAGAAAAGACAGAAGAGAGCTACCCTATTAGTTTAGCAGAGAAGAACCAGCATCCGGAGGAATATGCAGGCGAGAACCTCATCTTCAAAGGCTATTTTGCAGAAATTACTGTAAAAGATTTTCCCATACGCGGTAAAGCCTGCTATCTGAAAGTAAAACGCAGAAGGTGGTGGAATGAAGATACAGGAAAGGTAGTTTTTAGAAACTGGGAATTGGTGGCTCAGGGCACGCGAATGACTATGGAATTCGCGTCTTTTTTATCGGATCGCCGAAGCGAAAGCATTGCATCGATACCACACCGGTAAGCTGTAAAAGCTTAGGCAACTACTTCCATATAAACGGCAAGTTATTAGAAGAGCAATATGCTGTTCATTTGAGTGACTACAGGCATTGGGATCAGTTAGAGCATGCCGAGGATTATGTTGTTTTTCCTGAGAATGTTGGTGAATATATCACTATTGATGAAACAGCAGTTTCACAGGGTGAACTTTACACAGTGATCACCAACAAATCGGCCAGGGGGAATAAAGGCTGCTTTATTGCAATGATCAAGGGTACTAACAGTGAACGAGTAAAGTCTATCCTGCTTAGAAAGATCCCATTAGAAAAAAGGAGGCTGGTCAAAGAAGTCACCTTAGACATGGCGGCCAGTATGGAACAGATCGTGACTAAGACATTTACCAAAGCTGTTTTAGTCACCGATCGTTTTCATGTGCAAAAACTGGCTTATGAAGCAGTTCAGGAAATGAGGATAGCTTATCGCTGGGAAGTTATTGAGCAAGAGAACCAAGAAATGGAATTGAGCAAAGAAGTAGGCAGAACCTTCGTTGCCAACAGGTTAGAAAATGGTGATACTCCTAAACAACTACTGGTCAGGAGCAGGTACCTGCTCTTCAAGGACAAAAGCAAATGGACGTCTTCCCAAGTCCACAGGGCAGAAATCCTGTTCAAACTCTATCCACAGCTTGAGCAAGCTTATGAATTAGCTCAAAAGCTAGGACATATATACCAAAACACTAAAGAGAAAGGTGTCGCTTTCACCAGACTGGCCAGATGGTATGATCAGGTAGAAAAAGCTGGCTTTAAATCTTTTAATACAGTCTCTAGAACCATTCAGTAACACTATAAAACTATCTTAAACTTCTTTGATAGAAGAAGTACTAATGCTGCTGCTGAATCTTTCAATGCCAAAATCAAAGCTTTCAGGTCACAGTTCAGAGGGGTGAGAAACATTAGCTTCTTCCTCTACAGACTTTCCAAAATCTATGCTTAGTACTACTGTCCCCCAGATTTGTTGCTTGATCCATTATTGGTTGAAATAAGATTAAAGAAAAGCAAAAAAATAGGTGGCGTATCAACACAAAAAAGCCACTTACAAGATAGACTTATAAGTGGCAAATTTTAAAGCTCCTCCTCTTGGGCTCGAACCAAGGACCTACTGATTAACAGTCAGCCGCTCTAACCAACTGAGCTAAGGAGGAGTGTTTTCCTTAACGGGAGTGCAATATTAGCATGCTCTTAATTATTATGCAAACACTGGCGAGAAAAAATTTAAAAAAAATATTATCGCTTGAAAACGTATGGTACTTTCAAAAAAATAATACAATTAAACACTATTGCAGGCTTGATTTTGTAGCTTGGTGCCAAACATAGTCAATTTATAGTGAGCTAAATGTATTATATTAATTCAGGCAATAACACATTTAATGCGTTGACGTTATTATTTACACCA
This window of the Porifericola rhodea genome carries:
- a CDS encoding carboxypeptidase regulatory-like domain-containing protein; this translates as MGTIAFDKDDNILFGHSSYQKVEYGLGKLTSDGQLDTTFLPPIGKQGYINRGDYFEGKLVVGGDFVDLGGVHTRNIAIMDTKGAVDPAFQIKQDVIKYAANNQQASQLTFVDGDTIIVALSNRLLRINSKAQIDSTFVSSDIQAPLGWPEDTYYYVDKFELAGNKIITNSPNVINMFKSNGTRNLSFTEYYREVSGGFSPLSLQSNGIIIDLIQRDGGNQICRLNWNGTVDSSFNSITEPKAIFSEITTLKDDNLLVTGNFKQYGGLTTRSFVKLYSNGEINNKVTTNFLNTAPDYTYLKYNRRFREGYLVSGYSSNDSLSVGFIKTDGTFVPELRLPEEVYTTSEEIFPVVAGHDTVFLFSSFHFHGQSETNSVVKLAFNDRPIIHGTVADLSTPQNLPLSVSLDDLIVVDNNSNYLTDFSLRLLPGAHYTVDDTSIQPHSGFVGTLSVPVVVNDGKYDSDPYAITINVIPPPEPIIVTINIDTLTFQHANIAITFSEEVKGFTPEDIMIEGAVLTDMFTSDSVLFTATLLGVPESTAWVYLPENRVQNASGAVNSVSDTLKVNFPAVTPMRYTITLSVEDLAPATTLTATLFQQQQGVWNVDTIITTETTALSLTGLPAGTYTLSIQVKDTSCITSYLGEVLTLAEAQKIELSQDTVLSVTMLWQSVASTPGSSEMTGVIEGVLLQRDVDNGRLQLGEQLAEGDPISQVAVYLLDENQYVVARTFTNEKGYFRFEGLPEATYRLRADHQGLMHEASLDQITIDSTHEILQLSVIAGSTLWLESITIQEQPDDENQITALPGEVESTLRYFPNPVSDRLTLTGLAAGNGGRVQLLDIIGNKVLDEAIANPMQQLQLSSLPSGIYILMIRQGTQQSTYRIQKQ
- a CDS encoding ISAon1 family transposase N-terminal region protein, with the protein product MDKAIISLFLPDGMLDYFEVTSVEKTEESYPISLAEKNQHPEEYAGENLIFKGYFAEITVKDFPIRGKACYLKVKRRRWWNEDTGKVVFRNWELVAQGTRMTMEFASFLSDRRSESIASIPHR